In one window of Caenimonas aquaedulcis DNA:
- a CDS encoding phosphoglycerate dehydrogenase — translation MPDPFRVLVLNQVSASGLKRLPSDTYVVGKEVTDPDAVLLRSADMHAMDIPPGVKAIGRCGAGTNNIPVAAMSARGVPVFNAPGANANAVKELVLAGMLMAARNLAPAQRFVDLLDPGAADLEKAVEAGKKDFAGTELAGQTLGIIGLGKIGSLVADAAIKLGMNVLGYDPEITVDAAWSLPAQVKKAAGVNDVLKSANFITLHVPLLDATRNLVNAKNLALAKQGAVLLNFSREGVVDDEAVLAALDRKDLGWYVCDFPGSRILRHARVIALPHLGASTHEAEENCAVMVADQLRDFLEHGNIANAVNFPNVSMERESRFRVAIANANVPNMLGQISTAMARAGLNIHTMVNKSRGDMAYTLVDVDSPVGEEVIAALKRIGGVLAVRYLPQP, via the coding sequence ATGCCTGACCCCTTCCGGGTGCTGGTGCTCAACCAGGTTTCGGCCAGCGGGCTGAAACGGTTGCCGTCCGACACCTATGTGGTCGGCAAGGAAGTCACCGACCCGGATGCCGTGCTGCTGCGCTCGGCGGACATGCACGCGATGGACATCCCGCCGGGCGTGAAGGCGATCGGCCGCTGCGGCGCGGGCACCAACAACATCCCCGTCGCCGCGATGAGTGCACGCGGCGTGCCGGTCTTCAACGCGCCCGGTGCCAATGCCAACGCAGTGAAGGAACTGGTCCTCGCCGGCATGCTCATGGCCGCGCGCAACCTGGCGCCCGCCCAACGCTTCGTGGACCTGCTCGACCCGGGCGCCGCCGACCTCGAGAAGGCGGTCGAGGCCGGCAAGAAGGACTTCGCGGGCACCGAGCTCGCAGGGCAGACCCTCGGCATCATCGGCCTCGGTAAGATCGGCAGCCTCGTCGCCGACGCTGCGATCAAGCTCGGGATGAACGTGCTGGGCTACGACCCAGAAATCACCGTCGATGCCGCTTGGAGCCTGCCTGCGCAGGTGAAGAAGGCCGCCGGCGTGAACGACGTGCTCAAGAGCGCGAACTTCATCACCCTGCACGTCCCCTTGCTGGACGCCACCCGCAACCTCGTCAACGCGAAGAACCTGGCGCTGGCGAAACAGGGGGCGGTCCTGCTCAATTTCTCGCGCGAGGGCGTGGTCGACGACGAGGCCGTGCTCGCGGCCCTGGACCGCAAGGATCTCGGCTGGTACGTGTGCGATTTCCCCGGCTCGCGCATCCTGCGGCACGCCAGAGTCATCGCCTTGCCCCATCTGGGTGCGTCCACGCACGAGGCGGAGGAGAACTGCGCCGTCATGGTCGCCGACCAGCTGCGTGATTTCCTCGAGCACGGCAACATCGCGAACGCGGTGAACTTCCCGAACGTGAGCATGGAGCGCGAGTCGCGGTTCCGCGTCGCCATCGCCAATGCCAACGTGCCGAACATGCTGGGCCAGATCTCCACCGCCATGGCGCGCGCCGGCCTGAACATCCACACGATGGTGAACAAGTCGCGCGGCGACATGGCCTACACGCTGGTCGACGTGGACAGCCCCGTGGGCGAGGAAGTCATTGCCGCGTTGAAGCGGATCGGGGGCGTGCTGGCGGTGCGTTACCTTCCCCAGCCCTAA
- the serC gene encoding 3-phosphoserine/phosphohydroxythreonine transaminase codes for MTRVFNFSPGPATLPEAVLRRAADEMLDWHGCGMSVMEMSHRGKDFMSIFAETESLARELLAVPANYKVLFMQGGALGENAIVPMNLIGRTGKADYVVTGDWSKKSLKEAGKYGAARIAASGDASNFTAIPKQSEWKLDPAASYVHICSNETIGGVEYHWTPDTGSTPLVADMSSNIMSRPIDVSRYGVIYAGAQKNMGPSGVTLVIVRDDLLGHALPITPSAFNYQVQAENESMYNTPPTYAIYIAGLVYQHIKASGGLAAMEKHNAQKAALLYDFLDESRFFTNKVAKADRSLMNVTFWLKDAALDDEFVKGAQARGMVQLKGHRSVGGMRASIYNAMPAEGVKALVAYMKDFEARHA; via the coding sequence ATGACCCGCGTTTTCAACTTCAGCCCCGGACCCGCCACCCTGCCCGAAGCCGTGCTTCGCCGCGCCGCCGACGAGATGCTCGACTGGCACGGCTGCGGCATGTCCGTGATGGAAATGAGCCATCGCGGCAAGGACTTCATGTCGATCTTCGCGGAGACGGAAAGCCTCGCGCGCGAACTGCTGGCCGTTCCCGCGAACTACAAGGTGCTGTTCATGCAGGGCGGCGCACTGGGCGAGAACGCGATCGTGCCGATGAACCTGATCGGCAGGACGGGCAAGGCCGACTACGTCGTCACCGGCGACTGGTCCAAGAAATCGCTGAAGGAAGCCGGCAAGTACGGCGCTGCGCGCATCGCGGCGTCCGGCGATGCGAGCAACTTCACCGCCATCCCGAAACAGTCCGAATGGAAGCTCGATCCGGCCGCGTCGTACGTGCACATCTGCTCGAACGAAACGATCGGCGGCGTCGAATACCACTGGACGCCGGATACGGGCAGCACGCCGCTGGTGGCGGACATGTCGTCCAACATCATGTCGCGTCCCATCGACGTGAGCCGGTACGGAGTGATCTACGCGGGCGCCCAGAAGAACATGGGCCCTTCGGGCGTCACGCTCGTGATCGTCCGCGACGACCTGCTGGGGCACGCGCTGCCGATCACGCCTTCGGCCTTCAACTACCAGGTGCAGGCCGAGAACGAATCGATGTACAACACGCCGCCCACCTACGCCATCTACATCGCCGGGCTGGTGTACCAGCACATCAAGGCGAGCGGCGGCCTGGCGGCGATGGAGAAGCACAACGCGCAGAAGGCGGCGCTCCTGTACGACTTCCTCGACGAGAGCCGCTTCTTCACGAACAAGGTCGCGAAGGCGGACCGCTCGCTCATGAACGTCACCTTCTGGCTCAAGGACGCTGCGCTGGACGACGAATTCGTGAAGGGTGCCCAGGCCAGGGGCATGGTGCAGCTGAAGGGCCACCGCTCGGTCGGCGGCATGCGCGCGTCCATCTACAACGCGATGCCGGCCGAGGGCGTGAAGGCGCTCGTCGCCTACATGAAGGACTTCGAGGCGAGGCATGCCTGA
- a CDS encoding helix-turn-helix domain-containing protein produces the protein MNTATSGATPSRRTTPRAFGEHLRHWRQHRRLSQLDLAQEADISTRHLSFVETGRSVPSREMVLRLAERLEVPLRERNALLVAAGYAPMYRERPLDDPALASAREAVDLILRSHEPYPALAVDRHWNLLAANRMLPHLLEGADPSLLQGPVNVLRLSLHPQGLAPKIVNLHQWRSHLFERLRQQIHATGDATLAALLEELRGYPAPADADGLHIDGEHLGIAMPFRFRTRHGVLSFISTTTVFGTPVDVTLQELALETFFPADAHTGSVLRSLAPR, from the coding sequence ATGAACACCGCGACCTCCGGCGCGACCCCGTCCCGCCGCACCACGCCACGTGCTTTCGGCGAACACCTGCGGCACTGGCGCCAGCACCGGCGCCTGAGCCAGCTCGACCTCGCGCAGGAGGCGGACATCTCGACCCGCCACCTGAGCTTCGTCGAAACCGGCCGCTCGGTGCCCAGCCGCGAGATGGTGCTGCGCCTGGCCGAACGGCTGGAGGTCCCGCTGCGCGAACGCAACGCACTGCTCGTGGCCGCGGGCTACGCGCCGATGTACCGCGAGCGCCCGCTCGACGATCCCGCGCTGGCGTCGGCCCGCGAGGCCGTCGACCTGATCCTGCGCAGCCACGAGCCCTACCCCGCCCTCGCGGTGGACCGGCACTGGAACCTGCTGGCCGCCAATCGCATGCTGCCGCACCTGCTCGAAGGCGCGGACCCTTCGCTGCTGCAAGGCCCCGTCAACGTGCTGCGCCTGTCGCTGCACCCCCAGGGCCTCGCGCCGAAGATCGTCAACCTGCACCAGTGGCGATCACATCTCTTCGAGCGGCTGCGGCAGCAGATCCACGCGACGGGTGACGCCACGCTCGCGGCCTTGCTGGAGGAGTTGCGCGGCTATCCCGCTCCGGCGGATGCCGACGGCTTGCACATCGACGGCGAGCACCTGGGTATCGCCATGCCGTTCAGGTTCCGCACCCGTCATGGCGTGCTGAGCTTCATCAGCACCACCACCGTCTTCGGCACGCCGGTGGACGTGACCCTTCAGGAACTCGCACTGGAAACATTCTTCCCTGCGGATGCGCACACCGGTAGCGTGCTGCGCTCGCTCGCACCGCGCTGA
- a CDS encoding malate dehydrogenase, whose amino-acid sequence MSKKPVRVAVTGAAGQIGYALLFRIASGEMLGKDQPVILQLLEIPDEKAQKALKGVMMELEDCAFPLLAGMEAHSDPMTAFKDTDYALLVGSRPRGPGMERAELLAVNGAIFTAQGKALDKVASRNVKVLVVGNPANTNAYIAMKSAPSLPRENFTAMLRLDHNRALSQIAAKTGKAVADIEKLTVWGNHSPTMYADYRFATVGGKAVKDLINDQVWNAETFLPTVGKRGAAIIEARGLSSAASAANAAIDHMRDWALGTNGKWVTMGVPSNGDYGIPKDIMFGFPVTTKDGKYEIVKGLEIDAFSQERINKTLKELQDEQAGVAHLL is encoded by the coding sequence ATGAGCAAAAAGCCCGTCCGCGTTGCCGTCACAGGCGCTGCCGGCCAGATCGGTTACGCCCTGCTGTTTCGCATTGCCTCCGGCGAGATGCTGGGCAAGGACCAGCCCGTCATCCTGCAATTGCTCGAAATCCCCGACGAGAAGGCCCAGAAGGCGCTCAAGGGCGTGATGATGGAGCTCGAGGATTGCGCGTTCCCCCTGCTGGCCGGCATGGAAGCCCACAGCGACCCGATGACGGCCTTCAAGGACACCGACTACGCGCTGCTGGTCGGCTCGCGTCCCCGCGGCCCGGGCATGGAGCGCGCCGAGCTGCTCGCCGTCAACGGCGCCATCTTCACGGCACAAGGCAAGGCGCTCGACAAGGTCGCGAGCCGCAACGTCAAGGTGCTGGTCGTGGGCAACCCCGCCAACACGAACGCCTACATCGCGATGAAGAGCGCCCCGAGCCTGCCGCGCGAGAACTTCACCGCCATGCTTCGCCTCGATCACAACCGCGCTCTGAGCCAGATCGCCGCCAAGACCGGCAAGGCCGTCGCCGACATCGAGAAGCTCACCGTGTGGGGCAACCATTCGCCGACCATGTACGCCGACTACCGCTTCGCCACCGTCGGCGGCAAGGCCGTCAAGGACCTGATCAACGACCAGGTCTGGAATGCCGAGACCTTCCTCCCCACCGTCGGCAAGCGCGGCGCCGCGATCATCGAAGCGCGTGGCCTCTCGTCGGCCGCTTCCGCCGCCAACGCCGCGATCGACCACATGCGCGATTGGGCCCTGGGCACCAACGGCAAGTGGGTCACCATGGGCGTGCCCTCCAACGGCGACTACGGCATCCCGAAGGACATCATGTTCGGTTTCCCCGTCACCACCAAGGACGGCAAGTATGAAATCGTGAAGGGCCTGGAGATCGACGCGTTCAGCCAGGAGCGGATCAACAAGACCCTGAAGGAACTGCAGGACGAACAGGCCGGCGTCGCCCACCTGCTCTGA
- a CDS encoding HpcH/HpaI aldolase/citrate lyase family protein, whose product MLHPRDILLGAQAQTGFLPVCDHYSGVEARMRKSLQLQAEMTEEFGACVFDVTLDCEDGAPVGGEAEHAALVVALASLASDKARVAVRVHPVDHPAFEQDIATIAGKAGKKLSHVMVPKVESVADVERAAAALDAAGAQRLPLHVLIESPAAVHRAFDIAAHPRVQSLSFGLMDFVSAHGGAIPAAGMGIDGQFTHPLVVRAKLEIASACHAHGKVPAHGVVTEFKNTKALGAAARRAAQELGFTRMWSIHPDQIRPILEAFSPGTQEIETAAKIVEAAARADWAPISHDGKLEDRASYRYYWQVLERAHRTGRKLPDGVRAWFTAAP is encoded by the coding sequence ATGCTTCATCCGCGCGATATCCTCCTGGGCGCCCAGGCGCAGACTGGTTTTCTTCCGGTTTGCGACCACTACAGCGGTGTCGAGGCGCGGATGCGAAAGAGCCTGCAGCTGCAGGCCGAGATGACCGAGGAATTCGGCGCCTGCGTCTTCGATGTCACGCTCGACTGCGAAGACGGCGCGCCCGTCGGCGGTGAAGCCGAGCATGCGGCGCTGGTCGTCGCGCTCGCCTCCCTCGCCAGCGACAAGGCGCGTGTCGCGGTGCGCGTCCATCCCGTCGACCACCCGGCATTCGAGCAGGACATCGCCACCATCGCAGGCAAGGCCGGCAAGAAGCTTTCGCACGTGATGGTGCCCAAGGTGGAATCCGTCGCGGACGTGGAGCGCGCGGCCGCCGCGCTCGATGCCGCCGGTGCACAGCGCCTGCCGCTGCACGTGCTGATCGAATCGCCGGCCGCGGTGCATCGCGCCTTCGACATCGCCGCGCATCCGCGTGTGCAATCGCTCAGCTTCGGCCTGATGGATTTCGTGTCCGCGCATGGCGGCGCGATTCCCGCAGCGGGCATGGGCATCGACGGCCAGTTCACGCATCCGCTGGTCGTGCGCGCGAAGCTCGAAATTGCTTCGGCCTGCCACGCGCACGGCAAGGTGCCCGCGCACGGCGTGGTCACTGAATTCAAGAACACGAAGGCGCTGGGTGCGGCCGCCCGCCGCGCCGCGCAGGAACTGGGCTTCACGCGCATGTGGAGCATCCACCCGGACCAGATCCGGCCGATCCTGGAGGCGTTCTCGCCCGGGACGCAGGAGATCGAGACCGCCGCGAAGATCGTGGAGGCTGCCGCGCGTGCGGACTGGGCGCCGATCAGCCACGACGGCAAGCTGGAAGACAGGGCGAGCTATCGCTACTACTGGCAGGTACTGGAGCGCGCCCACCGCACCGGCAGGAAACTGCCCGATGGCGTGCGGGCCTGGTTCACGGCCGCGCCTTGA
- a CDS encoding aconitate hydratase, with protein MPHAFADTLKSFRTASGKSGKFYSLPALAKQFPKINRLPVSMRIVLESVLRNCDGKKVTADHVRQVASWFPNADRNEEIPFVVARVILQDFTGVPLLADLAAMRSVAARLGKRPGAVEPLVPVDLVVDHSIMVDHYGTKGSIDLNMKLEFQRNRERYEFLRWGMQAFDTFGVVPPGFGIVHQVNLEYLARGIHRGQDGVCYPDSLVGTDSHTTMINGIGVVGWGVGGIEAEAAMLGQPVYMLTPDVVGFELTGRLREGCTATDLVLTVTEILRREKVVGKFVEFFGEGTRTLAVPDRATIGNMAPEYGATMGFFPVDEKTIEYLTGTGRTPEEIEAVEAYFRAQGLFGVPRAGEIDYTQVVKLDLGQVTPSLSGPKRPQDRIELGKVASQFTRLFSKPPTENGFNQSADVLLTRHLVRHAGEVPSPKVPANPPTPPAAPRFEMEMEGNKPTLAAAHAEAPPPLVEVENITIGNGDVLIAAITSCTNTSNPGVMLAAGLLAKKAVEAGLTVKPHIKTSLAPGSRMVTDYLTKTGLMPYLEKLGFALVGYGCTTCIGNSGDLTTDINEAITKSDLVCAAVLSGNRNFEARIHPNIKANFLASPPLVVAYAIAGTVLRDLMTEPVGKGKGGKDVFLGDIWPSSDEIHKLMKFAMSGKAFRDNYGKVRSDPGELWKGIHGVSGETYTWPTSTYIAEPPFFEHFEMNPLVAQPQGVGGAGKKEAVSVRGARVMALFGDSITTDHISPAGSIKETSPAGQWLLAHGVQKPDFNSYGSRRGNHEVMMRGTFANVRIKNLMIPAAADGSREEGGVTLYRGPGGGEPKKMFIYDAAMKYIADGVPTVVFAGEEYGTGSSRDWAAKGTQLLGIKAVIAKSFERIHRSNLVGMGVLPLQFQGSDTWQSLRLTGDETIDVIPDPELRPRSPAKVIVTRADGSTQEITVTLRIDTPIEVDYYRHGGILPFVLRQLLAA; from the coding sequence ATGCCCCACGCGTTCGCCGACACACTGAAGAGCTTCAGGACGGCATCCGGCAAGTCCGGCAAGTTCTACTCCCTGCCCGCGCTCGCGAAGCAGTTCCCCAAGATCAACCGCCTTCCCGTCTCGATGCGCATCGTGCTGGAGTCGGTGCTGCGCAACTGCGACGGCAAGAAGGTCACGGCCGACCATGTCCGGCAGGTAGCGAGCTGGTTTCCGAACGCGGACCGCAACGAGGAAATCCCTTTCGTCGTCGCGCGCGTGATCCTGCAGGACTTCACTGGCGTGCCGCTGCTCGCCGACCTCGCGGCGATGCGCAGCGTCGCTGCGCGCCTGGGCAAGCGGCCCGGCGCCGTGGAGCCCCTGGTGCCGGTGGACCTGGTGGTCGACCACTCGATCATGGTCGATCACTACGGGACCAAGGGCTCCATCGACCTCAACATGAAACTGGAATTCCAGCGCAACCGCGAGCGCTACGAGTTCCTGCGCTGGGGCATGCAGGCCTTCGACACCTTCGGCGTGGTGCCTCCGGGCTTCGGCATCGTGCACCAGGTGAACCTGGAGTACCTCGCGCGCGGCATCCATCGCGGGCAGGACGGCGTCTGTTATCCCGATTCGCTGGTCGGCACCGACAGCCACACGACGATGATCAACGGCATCGGCGTGGTGGGGTGGGGCGTCGGCGGCATCGAAGCGGAAGCCGCGATGCTCGGCCAGCCGGTCTACATGCTCACGCCCGACGTGGTCGGCTTCGAGCTCACGGGGCGGCTACGCGAGGGCTGTACGGCCACGGACCTGGTGCTCACCGTGACGGAAATCCTGCGCAGGGAAAAGGTGGTCGGCAAGTTCGTCGAATTCTTCGGCGAAGGCACGCGCACGCTCGCCGTGCCGGACCGCGCCACCATCGGCAACATGGCGCCCGAGTACGGCGCGACCATGGGCTTTTTCCCGGTCGACGAGAAGACGATCGAATACCTCACCGGCACCGGCCGCACGCCCGAGGAGATCGAGGCGGTGGAAGCGTACTTCCGCGCGCAGGGCCTGTTCGGCGTGCCGCGCGCCGGCGAGATCGACTACACGCAGGTGGTGAAGCTCGATCTCGGCCAGGTCACGCCGAGTCTCTCGGGCCCGAAGCGTCCGCAGGATCGCATCGAGCTCGGCAAGGTCGCGAGCCAGTTCACGCGCCTGTTCAGCAAGCCGCCCACGGAAAATGGCTTCAACCAGTCCGCCGACGTGCTGCTGACGCGCCACCTCGTGCGCCACGCGGGCGAAGTCCCGTCGCCCAAGGTCCCGGCGAACCCGCCCACGCCTCCCGCCGCGCCCCGCTTCGAGATGGAAATGGAAGGCAACAAGCCCACGCTCGCCGCCGCGCACGCAGAGGCACCGCCGCCGCTGGTGGAGGTGGAGAACATCACCATCGGCAATGGCGACGTCCTGATCGCGGCCATCACCAGTTGCACGAACACCTCCAACCCGGGCGTGATGCTCGCCGCCGGCCTGCTCGCGAAGAAAGCGGTGGAAGCGGGCCTCACCGTCAAGCCGCACATCAAGACCTCGCTCGCGCCCGGCTCGCGCATGGTCACCGACTACCTCACGAAGACCGGCCTGATGCCCTACCTCGAGAAGCTGGGCTTCGCGCTGGTGGGCTACGGTTGCACCACCTGCATCGGCAACTCGGGCGACCTCACGACCGACATCAACGAGGCGATCACCAAGAGCGACCTCGTGTGCGCCGCGGTGCTCTCGGGCAACCGGAATTTCGAAGCGCGCATCCACCCGAACATCAAGGCGAACTTCCTCGCGAGCCCGCCCCTGGTGGTGGCCTACGCCATCGCGGGGACGGTGCTGCGCGATTTGATGACCGAGCCGGTGGGCAAGGGCAAGGGCGGCAAGGACGTGTTCCTGGGCGACATCTGGCCGTCCAGCGATGAAATCCACAAGCTCATGAAGTTCGCGATGTCGGGCAAGGCCTTCCGCGACAACTACGGAAAGGTCCGCAGCGATCCCGGCGAGCTCTGGAAGGGCATCCACGGCGTGAGCGGCGAGACCTACACCTGGCCTACCAGCACCTACATCGCGGAGCCGCCGTTTTTCGAGCACTTCGAGATGAATCCGCTGGTGGCGCAGCCGCAGGGCGTGGGCGGCGCGGGCAAGAAGGAAGCCGTGTCGGTGCGAGGCGCGCGCGTGATGGCGCTCTTCGGCGATTCGATCACGACCGACCACATCTCCCCCGCCGGGTCGATCAAGGAAACCTCGCCGGCCGGGCAGTGGCTGCTGGCGCACGGCGTGCAGAAACCCGATTTCAACAGCTACGGATCGCGCCGCGGCAACCACGAGGTGATGATGCGCGGCACGTTCGCCAACGTGCGCATCAAGAACCTCATGATCCCGGCCGCGGCCGACGGCTCGCGCGAGGAGGGCGGCGTGACGCTGTACCGCGGCCCCGGCGGCGGCGAGCCGAAGAAGATGTTCATCTACGACGCCGCGATGAAGTACATCGCCGACGGCGTGCCCACGGTGGTGTTCGCCGGCGAGGAGTACGGCACCGGCTCCTCGCGCGACTGGGCGGCCAAGGGCACGCAGCTGCTGGGCATCAAGGCGGTCATCGCCAAGAGTTTCGAGCGCATCCACCGCAGCAACCTCGTGGGCATGGGCGTGCTGCCCTTGCAGTTCCAGGGCAGCGATACCTGGCAGTCGCTGCGCCTCACCGGCGACGAGACGATCGACGTGATCCCCGACCCGGAGCTTCGCCCGCGCAGCCCCGCCAAGGTCATCGTCACGCGTGCCGACGGCAGCACGCAGGAAATCACGGTCACCCTGCGCATCGACACGCCGATCGAGGTGGACTACTACCGGCACGGCGGCATCCTGCCCTTCGTGCTGCGGCAGCTGCTGGCTGCCTAA
- a CDS encoding bifunctional aconitate hydratase 2/2-methylisocitrate dehydratase translates to MLQAYVEHVAERAAMGIPPQPLSAKQTSDLIELLKNPSAAEADFLLNLITNRVPAGVDDAAKVKASYLAAVAHGTEKCMIISRAKATELLGTMLGGYNISPLIDLLDDGEVGAVAADGLKKTLLMFDQFHDVKEKADKGNANAKAVLQSWADAEWFTSRPEVPESIKVTIFKVSGEINTDDLSPAPDAWSRPDIPLHALAMHKNPRPGITPEEEGKRGPVKFIEELKAKGNLVAYVGDVVGTGSSRKSATNSVLWWTGQDIPFVPNKRFGGVCLGGKIAPIFYNTMEDAGALPIELDVSKMEMGDVVELRPYEGKAIKNGEVIAEFKVKSDVLFDEVRAGGRIPLIVGRGLTAKAREALGLPPSTLFRLPTPPVDTKKGFTLAQKMVGRACGLPEGQGIRPGTYCEPKMTSVGSQDTTGPMTRDELKDLACLGFSADLVMQSFCHTAAYPKPVDVKMHHELPDFMSTRGGVSLRPGDGVIHSWLNRLLLPDTVGTGGDSHTRFPIGISFPAGSGLVAFAAATGVMPLDMPESVLVRFKGQMQPGVTLRDLVNAIPLYAIKQGLLTVEKKGKKNIFSGRILEIEGLPDLKVEQAFELSDASAERSAAGCTVHLNKEPIIEYVNSNITLMRWMISQGYADARTLGRRIAAQEAWLKDPQLLKGDDDAEYAAVIEIDLADVHEPIVACPNDPDDVKTLSEVAGAKIDEVFIGSCMTNIGHFRAASKLLEGKRDIPVKLWVAPPTKMDATQLTEEGHYGVLGQAGARMEMPGCSLCMGNQAQVKEGATVFSTSTRNFPNRLGKNSNVYLGSAELASICSKLGRIPTKEEYMLDMGVLTAASDKVYQYLNFDKIDDYQSAADKVPA, encoded by the coding sequence ATGTTGCAAGCCTATGTTGAACACGTCGCCGAACGCGCCGCGATGGGAATCCCGCCGCAGCCCCTGTCGGCCAAGCAGACTTCCGACCTGATCGAACTGCTGAAGAACCCCTCTGCCGCGGAAGCGGACTTCCTGCTGAACCTCATCACGAACCGCGTGCCCGCGGGCGTGGACGACGCGGCGAAGGTGAAGGCCAGCTACCTTGCCGCCGTGGCGCACGGCACCGAGAAGTGCATGATCATCAGCCGCGCGAAGGCGACCGAACTGCTCGGCACCATGCTCGGCGGCTACAACATCAGTCCGCTGATCGACCTGCTGGACGACGGGGAAGTCGGCGCCGTCGCGGCCGATGGCCTGAAGAAGACGCTGCTCATGTTCGACCAGTTCCACGACGTCAAGGAAAAGGCCGACAAGGGCAACGCCAACGCGAAGGCCGTGCTGCAAAGCTGGGCGGACGCCGAATGGTTCACCTCCCGTCCCGAAGTGCCGGAAAGCATCAAGGTCACGATCTTCAAGGTCTCGGGCGAGATCAACACCGACGACCTGTCTCCCGCGCCCGACGCGTGGAGCCGCCCGGACATCCCGCTGCACGCGCTCGCGATGCACAAGAACCCGCGCCCCGGCATCACCCCCGAGGAAGAGGGCAAGCGCGGCCCGGTGAAGTTCATCGAGGAGCTCAAGGCCAAGGGCAACCTGGTGGCCTACGTCGGCGATGTCGTCGGCACCGGTTCGTCGCGCAAGTCGGCGACCAACAGCGTGCTGTGGTGGACCGGCCAGGACATCCCGTTCGTTCCGAACAAGCGCTTCGGCGGCGTGTGCCTGGGCGGCAAGATCGCCCCGATTTTCTACAACACGATGGAAGACGCGGGCGCGCTGCCGATCGAGCTGGATGTGAGCAAGATGGAGATGGGCGACGTCGTCGAACTGCGCCCCTACGAAGGCAAGGCGATCAAGAACGGCGAAGTCATCGCCGAGTTCAAGGTCAAGAGCGACGTGCTGTTCGACGAAGTCCGCGCCGGCGGCCGCATCCCGCTGATCGTGGGCCGCGGGCTCACGGCCAAGGCGCGCGAAGCCCTGGGCCTGCCGCCTTCCACGCTGTTCCGCCTGCCCACCCCGCCGGTGGACACGAAGAAGGGCTTCACGCTCGCGCAGAAGATGGTCGGCCGCGCCTGCGGCTTGCCGGAAGGCCAGGGCATCCGCCCGGGCACCTATTGCGAGCCGAAGATGACCTCCGTGGGTTCGCAGGACACGACCGGCCCGATGACGCGCGACGAGCTGAAAGACCTCGCGTGCCTCGGCTTCTCCGCCGACCTCGTGATGCAGTCCTTCTGCCACACCGCCGCGTACCCGAAGCCCGTCGACGTGAAGATGCACCACGAGCTGCCGGACTTCATGTCCACGCGCGGCGGCGTCTCGCTGCGCCCCGGCGACGGCGTGATCCACAGCTGGCTGAACCGCCTGCTGCTGCCCGACACGGTGGGCACGGGCGGCGACAGCCACACGCGTTTCCCCATCGGCATTTCTTTCCCCGCAGGCTCCGGCCTCGTGGCTTTCGCGGCCGCCACCGGCGTCATGCCGCTGGACATGCCCGAATCGGTGCTGGTGCGCTTCAAGGGCCAGATGCAGCCGGGCGTCACGCTGCGGGACTTGGTCAACGCGATCCCGCTGTACGCCATCAAGCAGGGCCTGCTGACGGTCGAGAAGAAGGGCAAGAAGAACATCTTCTCCGGCCGCATCCTCGAGATCGAGGGCCTGCCCGACCTGAAGGTCGAACAGGCTTTCGAGCTGTCCGACGCGTCCGCCGAGCGCTCGGCCGCCGGCTGCACGGTGCACCTGAACAAGGAGCCCATCATCGAGTACGTCAACAGCAACATCACGCTGATGCGCTGGATGATTTCGCAGGGCTATGCGGACGCACGCACGCTGGGTCGCCGCATCGCCGCGCAGGAAGCCTGGCTGAAGGATCCGCAGCTGCTCAAGGGTGACGACGATGCCGAGTATGCCGCGGTGATCGAGATCGACCTGGCGGACGTGCACGAACCCATCGTCGCCTGCCCGAACGATCCGGACGACGTGAAGACGCTGTCGGAAGTCGCGGGCGCGAAGATCGACGAGGTCTTCATCGGCTCGTGCATGACCAACATCGGCCACTTCCGCGCGGCGTCCAAGCTGCTCGAAGGCAAGCGCGACATCCCGGTCAAGCTGTGGGTTGCGCCGCCCACCAAGATGGACGCGACGCAACTGACGGAAGAGGGCCATTACGGCGTGCTCGGCCAGGCGGGTGCGCGCATGGAAATGCCGGGCTGCTCGCTGTGCATGGGCAACCAGGCGCAGGTGAAGGAAGGCGCCACCGTGTTTTCCACCAGCACGCGCAACTTCCCCAACCGCCTGGGCAAGAACAGCAACGTGTACCTCGGTTCCGCCGAGCTCGCGTCGATCTGCTCCAAGCTCGGCCGCATCCCGACGAAGGAGGAGTACATGCTCGACATGGGCGTGCTCACCGCCGCGAGCGACAAGGTCTACCAGTACCTGAACTTCGACAAGATCGACGACTACCAGTCGGCCGCGGACAAAGTGCCCGCCTGA